The following proteins are encoded in a genomic region of Protaetiibacter sp. SSC-01:
- a CDS encoding ABC transporter permease produces the protein MSSKNPIRTAPHFVAEVDEGGLGAVDAVRVSDRKSNLWLDAWRDLRSRWMFWVSAVVIAFIVFVAFFPGVFTDVPPNSNCILSISNEQQAEEFGLPIGTRISDHGPIPGHPLGFTKQGCDVFSRIVHGTSTSLSVGVIVTVLVAFMGIVIGAFAGYFGGWLDSLLMRLGDIFFAIPYILAAVVIMSLFLHDRNIWVISLAIGFFSWPSTARILRSEVLRVRNLDYVMASEAIGLSKVRTMFTHVLPNSIAPVIIISTVGLAGAITAEATLSFLGVGLPNNLFMSWGNDISAAQTSLRTAPFTLIYPSIALSITVLAFIMLGETVRDALDPKARATR, from the coding sequence ATGTCAAGTAAGAACCCCATCCGCACCGCGCCCCACTTCGTCGCCGAGGTCGACGAAGGCGGGCTGGGTGCCGTCGACGCGGTCCGCGTGAGCGACCGCAAGTCGAACCTCTGGCTCGACGCCTGGCGCGACCTGCGCAGCCGGTGGATGTTCTGGGTCTCGGCCGTCGTCATCGCGTTCATCGTGTTCGTCGCGTTCTTCCCGGGCGTCTTCACCGACGTGCCGCCGAACTCGAACTGCATCCTGAGCATCTCGAACGAGCAGCAGGCCGAGGAGTTCGGTCTGCCGATCGGCACGCGCATCTCCGACCATGGCCCGATCCCTGGCCACCCGCTCGGCTTCACGAAGCAGGGCTGCGACGTCTTCTCGCGCATCGTGCACGGCACGAGCACGTCGCTCTCGGTCGGTGTCATCGTGACGGTGCTCGTCGCCTTCATGGGCATCGTGATCGGCGCCTTCGCCGGCTACTTCGGCGGCTGGCTCGACTCGCTCCTCATGCGCCTCGGCGACATCTTCTTCGCGATCCCCTACATCCTCGCGGCCGTCGTGATCATGTCCCTGTTCCTGCACGACCGGAACATCTGGGTGATCTCGCTCGCGATCGGATTCTTCAGCTGGCCATCCACGGCCCGCATCCTGAGATCCGAGGTGCTGAGGGTCAGGAACCTCGACTACGTCATGGCCTCGGAGGCGATCGGGCTGTCGAAGGTGCGCACGATGTTCACGCACGTGCTGCCGAACTCGATCGCGCCCGTCATCATCATCTCCACGGTGGGTCTCGCGGGCGCCATCACGGCCGAGGCGACGCTCTCGTTCCTCGGCGTCGGTCTGCCCAACAACCTGTTCATGTCATGGGGCAACGACATCTCGGCGGCTCAGACGAGCCTCCGCACGGCGCCGTTCACCCTGATCTACCCGTCCATCGCCCTGTCGATCACCGTGCTCGCGTTCATCATGCTCGGCGAGACGGTCCGCGATGCACTCGACCCGAAGGCGAGGGCCACCCGGTGA
- the dapC gene encoding succinyldiaminopimelate transaminase, whose product MPLELPDFPWDLLTPYGDEARTHPDGIVDLSVGSPVDPTPASVREALSAATDAHAYPLTAGSPALREAIVEWYARRRGVPDLTVANVIPTIGSKELVALLPTLLGLGPGDVVVQPSAAYPSYAVGAAVVGATVLTSDEPEEWPAETKLVWLNSPGNPDGRVHSIEFLRTAVARARELGAVIANDECYAELDWSSDEPTPSILHPEVTQGSRRLTLSVYSLSKQSNLAGYRAGFVAGCSDLVGELLTARKHLGLMPPAPVQAAMVAALADEQHVAAQKELYRRRREALVGALTASGFHIDDSRAGLYLWATRDEDCWQTVGALARLGILVAPGSFYGAAGARHVRVALTATDERVDAAVARLSAGRL is encoded by the coding sequence GTGCCGCTCGAGCTGCCCGACTTCCCCTGGGACCTGCTGACCCCCTACGGCGACGAGGCCCGGACCCACCCCGACGGCATCGTCGACCTCTCCGTGGGCTCGCCCGTCGACCCGACCCCCGCATCCGTGCGCGAGGCGCTCTCGGCGGCCACGGATGCGCACGCCTACCCGCTCACGGCCGGGTCGCCCGCCCTGCGCGAGGCGATCGTCGAGTGGTACGCCAGGCGCCGCGGTGTGCCCGACCTGACGGTCGCCAACGTCATCCCCACGATCGGCTCGAAGGAGCTCGTGGCCCTGCTGCCGACGCTCCTGGGACTCGGCCCGGGCGACGTCGTCGTGCAGCCGAGCGCCGCGTACCCGAGCTACGCCGTCGGAGCGGCCGTGGTCGGCGCGACCGTGCTCACCTCCGACGAGCCGGAGGAGTGGCCCGCCGAGACGAAGCTCGTGTGGCTCAACAGCCCCGGCAACCCCGACGGGCGCGTGCACTCGATCGAATTCCTGCGCACCGCCGTCGCCCGCGCTCGGGAGCTCGGTGCCGTCATCGCGAACGACGAGTGCTACGCCGAACTCGACTGGAGCTCCGACGAGCCGACGCCGAGCATCCTGCACCCCGAGGTCACGCAGGGCTCGCGTCGCCTCACTCTCTCGGTCTACTCGCTCTCGAAGCAGTCGAACCTCGCGGGCTACCGCGCCGGGTTCGTGGCCGGATGCAGCGACCTCGTGGGCGAGCTGCTCACGGCCCGCAAGCACCTGGGACTCATGCCGCCCGCGCCGGTGCAGGCGGCCATGGTCGCGGCGCTCGCCGACGAGCAGCACGTCGCCGCGCAGAAGGAGCTGTACCGCCGCCGCCGCGAGGCGCTCGTGGGAGCCCTCACGGCATCCGGTTTCCACATCGACGACTCGCGCGCCGGGCTCTACCTGTGGGCCACGCGCGACGAGGACTGCTGGCAGACCGTGGGCGCCCTCGCGCGTCTCGGCATCCTCGTCGCCCCGGGCTCGTTCTACGGCGCCGCGGGCGCGCGTCACGTGCGCGTCGCCCTCACGGCCACCGACGAACGGGTGGACGCGGCAGTGGCACGTCTCAGCGCCGGTAGGCTGTAG
- a CDS encoding ABC transporter permease — translation MIWYIVRRLLQGIPVFFGSTFIIFTMVFAMPGNPVLRMFGDRTPSPQQIAALEEKFHLDQPFLARYFLYLGDVLQGDLGTTYAGQSVNEILARTFPTTLRLALIAVLIQLIIGVLAGLVSGLRKGGIFDNVTLLVTLVIISMPVFVFAFVAQWVFGINLGWFRPTVGAGAPWSDLILPAIVLAGLNMAYVVRLTRASVIETNQNDFVRMAYGKGLSRGRVIPVHVLRNSMIPVTTNLAADFGILIVGATVTEGIFNVPGVGNELFKAINRHDTPEIVSIVTILVIVYVLVNIAIDLLYGVLDPRIRYVK, via the coding sequence ATGATCTGGTACATCGTCAGGCGCCTTCTGCAGGGCATCCCGGTGTTCTTCGGGTCGACGTTCATCATCTTCACGATGGTGTTCGCGATGCCGGGAAACCCCGTGCTCCGCATGTTCGGCGACCGCACCCCTTCCCCCCAGCAGATCGCGGCCCTCGAGGAGAAGTTCCACCTCGACCAGCCCTTCCTGGCCCGCTACTTCCTCTACCTCGGCGACGTGCTCCAGGGCGACCTCGGCACGACCTACGCCGGGCAGTCCGTCAACGAGATCCTCGCCCGCACCTTCCCGACGACCCTGCGTCTCGCGCTCATCGCGGTGCTCATCCAGCTGATCATCGGCGTGCTCGCCGGCCTCGTCTCGGGTCTGCGCAAGGGCGGCATCTTCGACAACGTCACGCTGCTCGTGACGCTCGTCATCATCTCGATGCCGGTCTTCGTCTTCGCGTTCGTCGCGCAGTGGGTCTTCGGCATCAACCTCGGTTGGTTCAGACCGACGGTCGGCGCGGGCGCTCCATGGAGCGACCTGATACTCCCGGCGATCGTGCTCGCGGGCCTCAACATGGCCTACGTCGTGCGCCTCACGCGCGCGTCCGTCATCGAGACCAACCAGAACGACTTCGTGCGCATGGCGTACGGCAAGGGCCTGTCGCGAGGGCGCGTCATCCCCGTGCACGTGCTGCGCAACTCGATGATCCCCGTGACGACGAACCTGGCCGCCGACTTCGGCATCCTGATCGTCGGCGCGACCGTCACCGAGGGCATCTTCAACGTGCCGGGAGTCGGCAACGAATTGTTCAAGGCGATCAACCGCCACGACACCCCCGAGATCGTGTCGATCGTCACGATCCTCGTCATCGTGTACGTGCTCGTGAACATCGCCATCGACCTCCTCTACGGGGTGCTCGACCCGAGGATCCGCTATGTCAAGTAA
- the fdxA gene encoding ferredoxin — MTYVIALPCVDVKDRACIDECPVDCIYEGDRMLYIHPDECVDCGACEPVCPVEAIYYEDDLPEQWSDYYKANVEFFEEVGSPGGAAKVGVIPGDHPIVAALPPQGQ; from the coding sequence GTGACCTACGTCATCGCCCTTCCCTGCGTGGATGTCAAAGACCGCGCCTGCATCGACGAGTGCCCCGTCGACTGCATCTACGAGGGCGACCGGATGCTGTACATCCACCCCGACGAGTGCGTCGACTGCGGTGCGTGCGAGCCGGTCTGCCCCGTCGAGGCGATCTACTACGAGGACGACCTCCCCGAGCAGTGGTCCGACTACTACAAGGCCAACGTCGAGTTCTTCGAGGAGGTCGGATCGCCCGGTGGCGCCGCGAAGGTCGGCGTGATCCCCGGCGACCACCCCATCGTCGCCGCACTCCCGCCCCAGGGCCAGTGA
- a CDS encoding ABC transporter ATP-binding protein: protein MTALEPLLSVEDLQVAFKTQDGFVPAVRGVSFDLYPGETVAIVGESGSGKSTTAHAIINLLPGSGRITGGKVLFEGRDLSKLSRREMEGVRGKEIGLVPQDPMNSLNPVHRIGFQVEETIRANGLATSKREVRKRAVEVLKEAGLSDADQRLRQFPHEFSGGMRQRVLIGIGLSSHPKLLIADEPTSALDVTVQKKILDHLETLTTERNTAVIFITHDLGLAAERAENLIVMHRGKIVESGPAREILQNPQHPYTQRLVAAAPSLASKRIQSAVTTGASLESAEVSGADAAFDLVTAAERTASDVPAADAPPVIEFRDVTKVFKIRTGGPKSIPFTAVDKISFQVPKGSTMALVGESGSGKSTAAKLLLRLEDITEGDILVEGKSVAGLGKADLLKLRRKMQPVFQDPYGSLDPLHNIGNTIAEPLHVHGIGDQKSRKARVREVLDQVALPETVLTRYPNELSGGQRQRVAIARALALKPEIVVLDEAVSALDVLVQAQVLNLLADLQAELGLTYLFITHDLAVVRVIADHVTVMQKGRVVEQASVDEVFENPKTDYTRELLAAIPGADIPLGA from the coding sequence GTGACCGCTCTCGAACCCCTGCTCTCCGTCGAGGACCTGCAGGTCGCGTTCAAGACCCAGGACGGCTTCGTGCCGGCCGTGCGCGGCGTGAGCTTCGACCTCTACCCGGGCGAGACCGTCGCGATCGTGGGCGAGTCGGGCTCGGGCAAGTCGACGACCGCGCACGCGATCATCAACCTGCTGCCGGGCTCCGGCCGCATCACGGGCGGCAAGGTGCTGTTCGAGGGACGCGACCTCTCGAAGCTCTCGCGGCGCGAGATGGAGGGCGTGCGCGGCAAGGAGATCGGCCTGGTCCCGCAGGACCCGATGAACTCGCTCAACCCCGTGCACCGCATCGGGTTCCAGGTCGAGGAGACGATCCGTGCGAACGGGCTCGCCACCTCGAAGCGAGAGGTGCGCAAGCGCGCCGTCGAGGTTCTCAAGGAGGCGGGGCTGTCGGATGCCGACCAGCGCCTGCGCCAGTTCCCTCACGAGTTCTCGGGCGGCATGCGCCAGCGCGTGCTCATCGGCATCGGCCTCTCGTCGCACCCGAAGCTGCTCATCGCGGATGAGCCGACGAGCGCGCTCGACGTGACGGTGCAGAAGAAGATCCTCGACCACCTCGAGACCCTCACGACCGAGCGGAACACCGCGGTCATCTTCATCACGCACGACCTGGGCCTCGCCGCCGAGCGCGCCGAGAACCTCATCGTCATGCACCGCGGCAAGATCGTCGAGTCGGGCCCCGCCCGGGAGATCCTGCAGAACCCGCAGCACCCGTACACGCAGCGTCTCGTGGCCGCGGCTCCGAGCCTCGCGTCGAAGCGCATCCAGTCGGCGGTCACGACGGGCGCCTCGCTCGAGTCGGCCGAGGTCTCGGGCGCGGATGCCGCGTTCGACCTCGTCACGGCCGCCGAGCGCACCGCGTCCGACGTCCCCGCGGCCGACGCGCCTCCCGTGATCGAGTTCCGCGACGTCACGAAGGTCTTCAAGATCCGCACGGGCGGCCCGAAGTCGATCCCGTTCACGGCGGTCGACAAGATCTCGTTCCAGGTGCCCAAGGGCTCGACCATGGCCCTCGTGGGCGAGTCGGGCTCGGGCAAGTCGACGGCGGCGAAGCTCCTGCTGCGCCTCGAGGACATCACCGAGGGCGACATCCTCGTCGAGGGCAAGAGCGTCGCGGGTCTCGGCAAGGCCGACCTGCTCAAGCTGCGTCGCAAGATGCAGCCCGTGTTCCAGGACCCGTACGGCTCGCTCGACCCGCTGCACAACATCGGCAACACGATCGCGGAGCCGCTGCACGTGCACGGCATCGGCGACCAGAAGTCGCGCAAGGCGCGCGTGCGCGAGGTGCTCGACCAGGTGGCGCTGCCGGAGACGGTGCTCACGCGCTACCCGAACGAGCTCTCGGGCGGCCAGCGTCAGCGTGTCGCGATCGCTCGCGCGCTCGCCCTCAAGCCGGAGATCGTCGTGCTCGACGAGGCCGTCTCGGCGCTCGACGTGCTCGTGCAGGCGCAGGTGCTCAACCTGCTCGCCGACCTCCAGGCCGAGCTCGGGCTCACCTACCTCTTCATCACGCACGACCTCGCCGTCGTCCGCGTCATCGCGGACCACGTGACGGTCATGCAGAAGGGTCGCGTCGTCGAGCAGGCGTCGGTCGACGAGGTCTTCGAGAACCCGAAGACCGACTACACGCGCGAGCTGCTCGCCGCCATCCCGGGCGCCGACATCCCGCTGGGTGCCTGA
- the typA gene encoding translational GTPase TypA: MPIAHRSDLRNVAIVAHVDHGKTTLVDAMLRQTHSFGSHEHVEERAMDSNDLEREKGITILAKNTAIIYEGTHATEGPVTINVIDTPGHADFGGEVERGLSMVDGVVLLVDASEGPLPQTRFVLRKALEAKLPVILAVNKTDRPDARIEEVVEESHDLLLNLASDLSDDMPDLDVDALLELPVVYASGRNGAASWNRPANGELPDNDDLEPLFEAILKYVPAPSYDDEAPLQAWVTNLDASPFLGRIALLRVFAGTIKKGQTVAWVRHDGSHSNVRITELLKTKALDRYPAESASAGDIVAVAGIEEITIGETIADPDDIRPLPAITVDEPAISMTIGTNTSPIVGKVKGHKLTARMVKDRLDRELIGNVSIRVVDIGRPDAWEVQGRGELALAILVENMRREGFELTVGKPQVVTRVIDGKIHEPFEHVTIDAPEEHLGAITQLLAARKGRMEGMSNHGTGWVRMEFVVPSRGLIGFRTEFLTATRGTGIANAISHGYGPWAGDIQTRVTGSIVADRAGVATPFAMIALQERMSFFVQPGDEVYEGMVIGENPRNEDMDVNVTKEKQLTNMRSSTADTFEKLDVPRQLTLEECLEFAREDECVEVTPETVRIRKVLLDQTERARAASRLKRQNQNA, encoded by the coding sequence ATGCCCATCGCCCACCGTTCCGACCTGCGGAACGTCGCCATCGTCGCCCACGTCGACCACGGCAAGACCACCCTCGTCGACGCCATGCTCCGCCAGACGCACTCCTTCGGCTCGCACGAGCACGTCGAGGAGCGCGCCATGGACTCGAACGACCTCGAGCGCGAGAAGGGCATCACGATCCTCGCCAAGAACACGGCGATCATCTACGAGGGCACCCACGCGACCGAGGGCCCCGTCACCATCAACGTCATCGACACCCCCGGCCACGCCGACTTCGGCGGCGAGGTCGAGCGCGGCCTCTCCATGGTCGACGGCGTCGTGCTGCTCGTCGACGCCTCCGAGGGCCCCCTCCCGCAGACGCGCTTCGTGCTGCGCAAGGCGCTCGAGGCGAAGCTCCCCGTCATCCTCGCCGTCAACAAGACCGACCGCCCGGATGCGCGCATCGAGGAGGTCGTCGAGGAGAGCCACGACCTGCTGCTCAACCTCGCGAGCGACCTCTCCGACGACATGCCCGACCTCGACGTCGACGCACTCCTCGAGCTGCCCGTCGTCTACGCGTCGGGCCGCAACGGCGCCGCGTCGTGGAACCGGCCCGCCAACGGCGAACTGCCCGACAACGACGACCTCGAGCCGCTCTTCGAGGCGATCCTCAAGTACGTGCCCGCGCCGTCGTACGACGACGAGGCGCCCCTCCAGGCATGGGTCACCAACCTCGACGCCTCGCCGTTCCTCGGCCGCATCGCCCTCCTGCGTGTCTTCGCGGGCACGATCAAGAAGGGCCAGACGGTCGCCTGGGTGCGCCACGACGGCTCGCACTCGAACGTGCGCATCACCGAGCTGCTCAAGACGAAGGCCCTCGACCGCTACCCGGCCGAGTCGGCATCCGCGGGCGACATCGTCGCCGTCGCCGGCATCGAGGAGATCACGATCGGCGAGACGATCGCCGACCCCGACGACATCCGTCCGCTGCCCGCGATCACGGTCGACGAACCGGCCATCTCGATGACGATCGGCACCAACACCTCGCCCATCGTCGGCAAGGTCAAGGGCCACAAGCTCACGGCGCGCATGGTCAAGGACCGCCTCGACCGCGAGCTCATCGGAAACGTCTCGATCCGCGTCGTCGACATCGGGCGCCCGGATGCGTGGGAGGTGCAGGGCCGCGGCGAGCTCGCGCTCGCGATCCTCGTCGAGAACATGCGACGCGAGGGCTTCGAGCTCACCGTCGGCAAGCCGCAGGTCGTCACGCGCGTCATCGACGGCAAGATCCACGAGCCCTTCGAGCACGTCACGATCGACGCCCCCGAGGAGCACCTCGGCGCCATCACGCAGCTGCTCGCGGCGCGCAAGGGCCGCATGGAGGGCATGTCGAACCACGGCACCGGCTGGGTGCGCATGGAGTTCGTCGTGCCGAGCCGCGGCCTCATCGGCTTCCGCACCGAGTTCCTCACCGCGACGCGCGGCACCGGCATCGCGAACGCGATCTCGCACGGCTACGGCCCGTGGGCGGGCGACATCCAGACGCGCGTCACCGGCTCGATCGTCGCCGACCGCGCGGGCGTCGCCACCCCGTTCGCCATGATCGCCCTGCAGGAGCGCATGTCGTTCTTCGTGCAGCCGGGCGACGAGGTCTACGAGGGCATGGTCATCGGCGAGAACCCGCGCAACGAGGACATGGATGTCAACGTCACCAAGGAGAAGCAGCTCACCAACATGCGCTCCTCGACGGCCGACACCTTCGAGAAGCTCGACGTGCCGCGCCAGCTGACGCTCGAGGAGTGCCTCGAGTTCGCCCGCGAGGACGAGTGCGTCGAGGTCACGCCCGAGACCGTGCGCATCCGCAAGGTGCTGCTCGACCAGACCGAGCGCGCCCGCGCCGCGTCGCGCCTCAAGCGCCAGAACCAGAACGCGTAA
- a CDS encoding ABC transporter substrate-binding protein has protein sequence MRTIRALAGAAALAVAASALAGCTQHDRVVDGSRATVAVSGALTSLNANSSYGRASTLNADVAYLTGSAFAYPDAEYGLVEDDSFGSAEITDEDPLTVRYTIADGVTWSDGVPVTPADLLLAWAANSGALDSDDVDASAYVDAGTGRLGELPDDVVYFDGARGRGLELATQTPQLGDDGRSLFVHYDEFTPGWPTALAPGLPAHIVASRALDLPLGADDADAASAPDAKAARAAQDALVAAIEEGDTAALSDIADVWNSGFDLVGSSPDPELLVANGPYLVSAVSDGSVTLTANPRYRGSRAPAIESLVLETVEDPAELVRRFEDGRVDVAAPAPDAELARSLAAVDGVAVVAGSEATFEHIDLQFADSKSGLFGDARIREAFLRVVPRQQIVEELVQPVQADAAPLDSFVLRPGAPAYAEVIAENGSSEYGSTDVDAAEALLAEAGVVSPEVCILYDPADPRRVAEFELIRTSAERAGFRVTDCSRPNWTEMLGVSGAYDAALFAWDTTRLGPSAVAAVFRSDSAVANLNRFSDPEADELVDRVLGTGDADEQTDALRELDALLWGAAYGLPLFAHPTLTAVSDRVEGVTRSPLARGVLWNAWEWEPGAPAASPAG, from the coding sequence ATGAGGACCATCCGTGCACTCGCCGGCGCAGCAGCGCTCGCCGTCGCGGCCTCGGCTCTCGCGGGATGCACGCAGCACGACCGCGTGGTCGACGGCTCCCGCGCGACGGTCGCCGTGAGCGGCGCCCTCACCTCCCTCAACGCCAACAGCTCGTACGGGCGCGCGTCGACCCTCAACGCCGACGTCGCGTACCTCACGGGAAGCGCCTTCGCGTACCCGGATGCGGAATACGGCCTCGTCGAGGACGACTCCTTCGGCTCGGCCGAGATCACCGACGAGGACCCGCTGACGGTGCGCTACACGATCGCCGACGGGGTCACGTGGTCTGACGGCGTTCCCGTCACGCCCGCCGACCTGCTGCTCGCGTGGGCCGCGAACTCGGGTGCCCTCGACAGCGACGACGTCGATGCGAGCGCCTACGTCGACGCGGGCACGGGCCGCCTCGGCGAGCTGCCCGACGACGTCGTCTACTTCGACGGTGCGCGCGGCCGCGGGCTCGAGCTCGCGACGCAGACGCCGCAGCTCGGCGACGACGGCCGTTCGCTCTTCGTGCACTACGACGAGTTCACGCCCGGGTGGCCCACGGCGCTCGCGCCGGGCCTCCCCGCCCACATCGTCGCGTCGCGCGCCCTCGACCTGCCGCTCGGCGCGGACGACGCGGACGCCGCATCCGCCCCCGACGCGAAGGCGGCGCGCGCCGCACAGGACGCGCTCGTCGCGGCGATCGAGGAGGGCGACACCGCGGCGCTCTCCGACATCGCCGACGTGTGGAACAGCGGCTTCGACCTCGTCGGCAGCTCGCCCGACCCCGAGCTGCTCGTCGCGAACGGGCCGTACCTCGTGTCGGCTGTGAGCGACGGCTCGGTGACCCTCACTGCGAACCCCCGCTACCGCGGATCGCGCGCCCCCGCGATCGAGTCGCTCGTGCTCGAGACCGTCGAGGACCCGGCCGAACTCGTGCGGCGCTTCGAGGACGGACGCGTCGACGTCGCCGCCCCGGCGCCCGACGCCGAGCTCGCGCGCTCTCTCGCCGCGGTCGACGGCGTCGCCGTCGTCGCCGGGAGCGAGGCGACGTTCGAGCACATCGACCTGCAGTTCGCCGACTCGAAGTCGGGGCTCTTCGGCGACGCGCGCATCCGCGAGGCGTTCCTGCGCGTCGTGCCCCGCCAGCAGATCGTCGAGGAGCTCGTGCAGCCCGTGCAGGCGGATGCCGCCCCGCTCGACTCGTTCGTGCTGCGTCCCGGCGCCCCCGCCTACGCCGAGGTCATCGCCGAGAACGGCTCCTCGGAGTACGGCTCGACCGACGTCGACGCCGCCGAGGCCCTGCTCGCCGAGGCGGGCGTGGTGTCGCCCGAGGTGTGCATCCTCTACGACCCCGCCGATCCGCGCCGCGTCGCCGAGTTCGAGCTCATCCGCACCTCCGCCGAGCGTGCCGGCTTCCGCGTGACCGACTGCTCTCGGCCGAACTGGACCGAGATGCTCGGCGTCTCGGGTGCCTACGACGCCGCGCTCTTCGCGTGGGATACGACGCGCCTCGGCCCCTCGGCTGTCGCGGCGGTCTTCCGCAGCGACTCCGCCGTCGCCAACCTCAACCGCTTCTCCGACCCCGAGGCCGACGAGCTCGTCGACCGCGTCCTCGGCACGGGCGACGCGGACGAGCAGACGGACGCGCTCCGCGAGCTCGACGCCCTGCTGTGGGGAGCCGCGTACGGGCTGCCGCTCTTCGCGCATCCGACCCTCACCGCGGTGTCCGATCGCGTCGAGGGCGTGACGCGGTCGCCGCTCGCGCGGGGCGTGCTGTGGAACGCGTGGGAGTGGGAGCCCGGCGCGCCCGCGGCGAGCCCGGCGGGCTAG
- a CDS encoding ABC transporter substrate-binding protein — protein MRISRIAAAAGGVAVAAALVLSGCSSDNGGNGGGSASSGVVNVAWSEPENPLIPANTNEVNGGQVLNNMFAGLVYYKADGSWDYDAAESIESEDYKTWTVTLKADQKFSDGTPVTSESFVNAWQWAAADPELLNQWWFIDAIAFEGGTYDGGEDTLALEVIDDTTFTVELAEPRADFPVALGYTVFFPLPEAFFEDPEAFGDAPIGNGPYKLGEDGWVHGESLSLVPNENYNGPRKAANGGLNFKVYATLDAAYADLLSDNVDIVDSVPTSALATFKDDLGDRAVEQASAVFQSFTIQPTLEGFAYDEEGKLRRAAISHAINRAEITEVIFQGTRTPAEDFTSPVIAGFDPEAVEGSEVMEYDPELAKELWAQADAIRPWTGTFQLAYNADGGHQEWVDATVNSIKNALGIDAVGLPYPDFAGLRTEVNDRTIKSAFRTGWQFDFPSAANILGALYVTGSGSNDADYSNPEFDELFRAGLAAVDQEEQADLFNQSQKFLFEDLPAIPLWYGSVTAGYSTLVDDVEFGWDSWPLLYAITKG, from the coding sequence GTGCGAATCTCTCGCATCGCAGCAGCAGCCGGGGGCGTCGCAGTCGCCGCCGCGCTCGTCCTCTCCGGATGCTCGTCGGACAACGGCGGCAACGGAGGAGGATCGGCATCGTCCGGCGTCGTCAACGTCGCCTGGTCGGAGCCGGAGAACCCGCTGATCCCGGCCAACACCAACGAGGTGAACGGTGGCCAGGTTCTCAACAACATGTTCGCCGGACTCGTCTACTACAAGGCGGATGGCTCGTGGGACTACGACGCCGCCGAGTCGATCGAGTCGGAGGACTACAAGACCTGGACGGTCACGCTCAAGGCTGACCAGAAGTTCTCGGACGGCACCCCGGTGACCTCCGAGTCCTTCGTCAACGCCTGGCAGTGGGCCGCGGCCGACCCGGAGCTCCTGAACCAGTGGTGGTTCATCGACGCGATCGCGTTCGAGGGTGGCACCTACGACGGCGGCGAGGACACCCTCGCGCTCGAGGTCATCGACGACACGACCTTCACGGTCGAGCTCGCCGAGCCCCGCGCCGACTTCCCGGTGGCCCTCGGCTACACCGTCTTCTTCCCGCTCCCCGAGGCCTTCTTCGAGGACCCGGAGGCGTTCGGTGACGCCCCGATCGGCAACGGCCCCTACAAGCTCGGCGAGGACGGCTGGGTGCACGGCGAGAGCCTGTCCCTCGTCCCGAACGAGAACTACAACGGCCCGCGCAAGGCTGCCAACGGCGGTCTGAACTTCAAGGTTTACGCGACGCTCGACGCCGCCTACGCCGACCTGCTCTCGGACAACGTCGACATCGTCGACTCGGTTCCGACGAGCGCGCTCGCGACCTTCAAGGACGACCTCGGCGACCGCGCCGTCGAGCAGGCCTCGGCCGTGTTCCAGTCGTTCACGATCCAGCCGACCCTCGAGGGCTTCGCCTACGACGAGGAGGGCAAGCTGCGTCGCGCGGCCATCTCGCACGCCATCAACCGCGCCGAGATCACCGAGGTCATCTTCCAGGGCACGCGTACCCCCGCCGAGGACTTCACCTCGCCGGTCATCGCGGGCTTCGACCCGGAGGCCGTCGAGGGCTCCGAGGTCATGGAGTACGACCCCGAGCTCGCCAAGGAGCTGTGGGCGCAGGCTGACGCCATCCGTCCGTGGACCGGCACCTTCCAGCTCGCCTACAACGCCGACGGCGGCCACCAGGAGTGGGTCGACGCGACGGTGAACTCGATCAAGAACGCGCTCGGCATCGACGCGGTGGGCCTGCCCTACCCCGACTTCGCCGGTCTCCGCACCGAGGTCAACGACCGCACCATCAAGTCGGCGTTCCGCACGGGTTGGCAGTTCGACTTCCCGTCGGCCGCCAACATCCTCGGCGCGCTCTACGTGACCGGTTCGGGCTCGAACGACGCGGACTACTCGAACCCCGAGTTCGACGAGCTGTTCCGCGCCGGCCTCGCGGCGGTCGACCAGGAGGAGCAGGCCGACCTGTTCAACCAGTCGCAGAAGTTCCTCTTCGAGGACCTGCCCGCGATCCCGCTGTGGTACGGCTCGGTCACGGCCGGCTACTCCACGCTGGTGGACGACGTGGAGTTCGGCTGGGACAGCTGGCCGCTCCTCTACGCGATCACCAAGGGCTGA